DNA sequence from the Oncorhynchus clarkii lewisi isolate Uvic-CL-2024 chromosome 24, UVic_Ocla_1.0, whole genome shotgun sequence genome:
tctgtatgtctgtctgtctgtctgtctggcgtAGGAAGAGGAGGAATGTACAACGTGGCACTGCAGCAGCTTTGGCTACTCTTCAGCCGAACATACTGTAGAACCTATGACTGAGAGACTGcctctggggtgtgtgtgtgtgtgtgtgtgtgtgtttgtgtgcgtgtgtgcgtgtgtgtgtgtgtgcaatgtggCCCTACCCCTGCTTTGGTTCCTCTTGACTTTTGACTTGATTTTTAATTACTTTTAACCCCtatttcggtaaaaagctgagggttggggctggacagagctatggatgcagagactgaccatccatgacatcACATTATATTTTTAAGCTGTATATTGTTTATTTGCATTGAATGTTTACAAACAGTGGAGTAAAACAAGCGTATATGTTGGGTTCTGAACTAACTTCTAAGCTATATTCTTCAAGGATGAATGGGTAAATATCATTAATTGGAATGTCAAAAAATGGATGCATCAATCGCAGATAGCCCCTTTAAGAAATTCATAAATATGTTAAATATACTTCAATGTAATACCTTGATTATTTACATATACTACTGTATAGTTTGTGGCTATAAACATTGAACAATTAAAAATTGGAGTGGAAAAATATCCCATTGAAAATTTAAATACTGTTACTGTacatttctcctctcctttctgtcttTCAGACAGCTCCAGATGGATGGAAGAACTCGGTCCGCCACAATCTGTCTCTGAATAAGTGCTTTGAGAAGGTGGAGAATAAGATTAGCAACTCTTCCCGTAAGGGCTGCCTGTGGGCCCTCAACCCAGCCAAGATAGAGAAGATGCAGGAGGAGCTACACAAGTGGCGCCGCAAAGACCCCCTCACTGTCCGCAAGAGCATGGCCAGGCCAGGTAGGTGGTCTATTCATCAAGACCAGGACTCCTCTTAGACCTTGCCCATGTTTTATTTGCACTTCCTCAAAGTTCAGATGCCAGTGTTTTAATGGACTGTAAGCTTGGCAATCCTCAGGTCCGTCATGGCATAAGTGACACCCTAAATAAGATGGTTCTATGTTACTCAGAACGATTCAAGTACAGCTTGTGTTGTTACAGACAGGGCATGTTACCTTGGAGACCGAGCAACACCAGTGTTCTGGTGATTCTATCCACTCAGCCTTTTTGGCAGCTGTTATCAGAGATAAATGTAAGGTCATCTCAatttacccatctctctctctctctctctctctctctctctctctctctctctctctctctctctctctctctctctctctctctctctctctctctctctctctctctctctctctctctctctctctctctctctctctctctctctctctctctctctctctctctctctctctctctctctctctctctctgttttctcagaGGACCTGGATCGCCTGTTGGGAGAAAGACCAGGGAATCTGAAATCTTTACCTTTTTACCACCAGACCCCACTGGCAAGATCCACCACAAACTACAACCCTACCCCTTCCTCCTTCACTTCATCCCAGCCTCCAGAGCCCTGTCGTCCTCTCCAACGTCCCCTCTACCCCCACGTCCCCCCTTCCACCCTGACAGTCAACCAGCACCCCCGCTACATGTCCCCcaccaccccccaccccttctcCTTCTACTCCCCCTGCGGACAGCAGCCTCCATCAGGTATCCCTCCCAATGTGGGTACCTTGGGTTCCCCTTTGGCGGGGCAGACACCCTCCAACTGTAGCGCCACCATACAGGCAGAGTATAAATTTGGGCCCAGGAGCATGCAGGAGCTACAGCTAGAGGGAGATGCTAGTAACGATATCGACACGCTCAACCCCAGCTTGACTGACCTGCAGCTTCacggtgagtgagtgagagagagtgagagagtgagagagagagagtcagagagtgagagaaagtgagagagagtgagagagaaagagagagagagagagagaaccatattTTTATACAATCTTCAACAAGATTAGCAACCCTGTTCACTCTCTTCTCAGGTTACTTGTGGGAGGAGCTGAGAGAGGACGGCCTGGCTCCTGATTCGCTGGTAGCAATCAGTCCCTCCTCGTCCCCCTCATCTTCCCAGCCAACACACTTCCTCCTGGGGTCAAGTCTGAGGAGCACCTGTCCTGTCAACCAGACATCAGAGTTGATCTCTGTCGGGctggggaaggaggaggaagaagatgacGAGGAGATGGACGGAGGATGTGAAGGTCCATCAGACCTACATATTAATGGACAGTACCACACAGCCTACACAGGTGTGGAGAGTTTAGCTGGTTACCTCACTTCCATGGGGAACACCCCCATACCTTTGCTTTGAAGCCCAGGAATAGACTGGGGTTGTGAAGGTCAAGACTTATCACAATGTAGCAATGAAACAGT
Encoded proteins:
- the LOC139382593 gene encoding forkhead box protein N1-like; this translates as MSTESPSSTCTHSANRSLTTTPAPQISSLRTCEPPGSSLQQMVHSQCDDSSSVSFTTAQREKESATYRQINAAAETCRRHSIDGAMVTQSQRSNLGSVSADRFHPYRRQFSNGGVATGWLAPGPPGSHPFISLGEVESPDSITDTSTSEEQTCWDTYNGSFQASRLMQGSQHSYPEPLAAPKEPSCFLSQGHASYSPLAPLQQFSPGVYSTSGQSKSSQYSLQCLSTPTHQDSSMQSLFPKPIYSYSILIFMALRNSKTGSLPVSEIYRFMTEHFPYFKTAPDGWKNSVRHNLSLNKCFEKVENKISNSSRKGCLWALNPAKIEKMQEELHKWRRKDPLTVRKSMARPEDLDRLLGERPGNLKSLPFYHQTPLARSTTNYNPTPSSFTSSQPPEPCRPLQRPLYPHVPPSTLTVNQHPRYMSPTTPHPFSFYSPCGQQPPSGIPPNVGTLGSPLAGQTPSNCSATIQAEYKFGPRSMQELQLEGDASNDIDTLNPSLTDLQLHGYLWEELREDGLAPDSLVAISPSSSPSSSQPTHFLLGSSLRSTCPVNQTSELISVGLGKEEEEDDEEMDGGCEGPSDLHINGQYHTAYTGVESLAGYLTSMGNTPIPLL